Proteins encoded within one genomic window of Synechococcus sp. PCC 7335:
- a CDS encoding SpoIID/LytB domain-containing protein, with product MHRWAHRLIVGLSAGTFCGVMVIADTIMAQPVPAQSLSQSSVESADLSVDNTLVQDPEIKVGIVQRFGENKTDKLILAPLAGDQLTVSFKTGSEPQTITTERLEIETAMQPLPTPVLQEWVVLSTHRSFESAEDSAKRWQAAGINAEIAQPGAWQVWAKRADYSSPLLRRLLIENLHASGYPNAFIDSQVVTEVPKVAFIADGFRYARDEFSITSANRRIQLGKDAGQLRDLFAGDMKLQPNSYGNYTLVNQVPIELYLRGVVPHEIGPSAPKASIEAQAVLARTYALRNLRRFAIDDYEICADTQCQVYFGLAQTSPRSDQAIAATAGQVLTYNNELVDALYSSTTGGVTARFTDVWNGEDRPYLTPVIDSLQPKWNLAERPLSNETNFRAFISLQSGFNEEGWEAFRWVREASVEVIGETLRKYLSDRQHPLANFNKLTNLTVVERAPSGRVQRLSVETDIGSFDLIKDEAVKALVPLRSLLFYVEPIMELPKAEASSQTSGKLDALDSSVIEESTPNPVAAELEQAVNNHTDHKQTGRELVSEEQNKQAPILAGFRFVGGGFGHGVGMSQTGSYNLGEKGYSYQQILQFYYPGTELQPINSSITFYNAE from the coding sequence ATGCATCGTTGGGCTCATCGCTTGATAGTTGGACTGAGCGCTGGCACGTTTTGTGGGGTGATGGTCATCGCGGATACGATCATGGCTCAACCTGTTCCTGCTCAGTCGTTGAGTCAGTCGTCGGTCGAGTCAGCTGACCTCTCGGTTGACAATACGCTGGTCCAAGACCCTGAAATCAAAGTTGGTATCGTACAGCGCTTTGGTGAGAACAAAACTGACAAACTAATACTAGCCCCCCTTGCCGGCGACCAGCTAACCGTCAGCTTCAAAACAGGTAGCGAACCTCAGACTATCACCACCGAGCGACTTGAGATCGAAACGGCGATGCAGCCTTTACCTACGCCCGTTCTTCAAGAGTGGGTAGTCCTTAGCACCCACCGCAGCTTCGAGAGTGCCGAGGACAGTGCTAAGCGTTGGCAGGCAGCAGGTATTAACGCTGAAATTGCCCAGCCTGGTGCTTGGCAGGTCTGGGCAAAAAGAGCAGACTACAGCTCACCGCTATTGCGTCGACTGTTGATCGAGAATCTGCACGCATCTGGCTATCCCAACGCCTTTATCGATAGCCAAGTCGTCACAGAAGTGCCCAAAGTAGCTTTTATTGCAGATGGTTTTAGATATGCTCGAGACGAGTTTTCGATTACCAGCGCCAACCGTCGAATTCAGTTAGGGAAAGATGCCGGACAGCTTCGCGATCTGTTCGCAGGCGATATGAAGCTCCAGCCTAACTCTTATGGGAACTATACGCTAGTCAACCAGGTACCTATAGAGTTGTATCTGCGGGGTGTGGTTCCTCACGAAATTGGTCCTAGCGCACCGAAAGCCTCAATCGAAGCTCAAGCAGTACTCGCACGAACCTATGCGCTGCGAAATCTTCGTCGGTTTGCCATCGATGATTATGAGATTTGCGCCGATACGCAGTGTCAGGTGTATTTTGGCTTAGCGCAAACGAGTCCTAGAAGCGATCAGGCGATCGCCGCCACCGCTGGACAAGTTTTGACCTACAACAACGAACTTGTCGATGCCCTCTATTCTTCGACTACGGGCGGCGTCACTGCTAGGTTTACTGACGTGTGGAACGGAGAAGATCGCCCTTACCTTACTCCGGTGATCGACTCCCTTCAGCCAAAGTGGAACTTAGCAGAGCGTCCTTTATCAAACGAAACAAATTTTCGCGCATTCATTTCTCTCCAAAGTGGCTTTAATGAAGAAGGTTGGGAGGCTTTTCGATGGGTCCGGGAAGCCTCTGTCGAGGTCATTGGAGAGACTTTAAGAAAGTACCTATCGGATAGACAGCATCCGCTAGCTAACTTCAATAAACTTACCAATCTTACCGTCGTCGAACGTGCGCCTTCTGGGCGAGTCCAAAGGCTGAGCGTAGAAACAGATATAGGATCCTTTGATCTAATTAAAGACGAAGCAGTGAAGGCACTTGTTCCTCTCCGGAGTTTGTTGTTTTATGTAGAGCCAATCATGGAGCTGCCTAAAGCTGAAGCGTCTTCGCAGACCTCTGGCAAGTTGGATGCCCTAGACTCATCTGTTATAGAAGAAAGCACACCTAATCCCGTAGCTGCTGAGCTTGAACAAGCTGTGAATAATCACACTGACCATAAGCAAACTGGCCGTGAGTTAGTCAGTGAAGAGCAAAATAAACAAGCACCGATTCTAGCTGGTTTTCGCTTCGTTGGTGGTGGTTTTGGCCATGGCGTCGGCATGAGTCAGACAGGTTCTTACAACCTTGGAGAGAAAGGATATTCTTATCAGCAGATTTTGCAGTTCTACTATCCTGGTACTGAGCTACAGCCTATCAATTCATCAATCACGTTCTATAACGCTGAATGA
- a CDS encoding helix-turn-helix transcriptional regulator, whose protein sequence is MPSTSTQIPQVLRALMQAAGIDSYRMLAERAKVSRWQIQQLRNGHIRKMRLANIIQISEALGISFAELYTRFEPNQSKHHSKHSVEPLVEGPVEATETNTIQIAALQTLESWLVQWPTIAKRAQDRPELSAAKILPFVRPVEQLMTEWGVEPIAAVDCQVAYNPTYHQLVAGHAEPGDLVRVTHTGAVHHGKLLHRAKVKLL, encoded by the coding sequence ATGCCATCCACTTCGACCCAAATTCCCCAAGTTTTAAGAGCGCTGATGCAGGCCGCAGGTATTGATAGCTATCGTATGCTAGCTGAGCGGGCCAAGGTTTCACGCTGGCAGATTCAGCAACTAAGAAACGGCCATATTCGAAAAATGCGGCTAGCAAACATAATTCAGATCTCAGAAGCTTTGGGAATTAGCTTTGCTGAGCTATACACTCGTTTTGAGCCTAATCAGTCGAAACATCACTCAAAACACTCAGTGGAACCCTTGGTGGAAGGTCCAGTTGAAGCTACCGAAACTAACACGATTCAAATAGCTGCCCTACAAACGCTAGAAAGTTGGCTCGTTCAGTGGCCTACTATCGCCAAACGTGCCCAGGATCGGCCTGAGCTTTCAGCTGCAAAGATTTTGCCTTTTGTACGTCCTGTTGAGCAACTCATGACTGAGTGGGGTGTAGAACCGATTGCTGCGGTCGATTGCCAGGTTGCTTACAATCCCACCTATCATCAGCTTGTAGCAGGGCATGCCGAACCTGGTGATCTCGTTCGCGTCACCCATACTGGCGCTGTTCACCACGGCAAGTTGCTTCACCGGGCGAAGGTCAAGCTACTATAG
- a CDS encoding PPC domain-containing protein, with translation MTLWTAIATTAAFFGLMASSALAQPTGLSNPLSARGALSNVDPRLDDGSFYDRYDFAGRSGEYVTIYLESEDFDPYLILLDPAGERLSENDDISRTNDDSRLVVRLPSTGTYTVLANSYESGSLGQYSIRIDVEEDRESLVRTLTAAALPGSSQTCISAVSAATEEIEASGAVSALVSSLQLSRLYETTPNSRPYGVYLSLSGASTMSFFLSPQFLERLSSDLIESCSSVGAVFFGSSSLQEEKIFGLLLESQSTGAQSWRVEPFVCINGAQSPTSQRTSQRLRWGQQVCSS, from the coding sequence ATGACGCTGTGGACAGCTATAGCAACGACGGCAGCCTTCTTCGGCTTAATGGCTAGTAGTGCGCTTGCTCAACCCACTGGTCTTAGCAATCCCCTGAGTGCTAGAGGAGCATTAAGCAATGTAGATCCAAGGCTAGACGACGGCAGTTTCTACGACCGGTATGATTTTGCGGGTAGAAGTGGAGAGTACGTAACTATCTATCTTGAAAGCGAAGACTTTGATCCGTATCTGATTTTATTAGACCCAGCAGGAGAAAGACTCAGCGAGAACGATGATATTAGCCGTACCAACGATGATTCTAGGCTTGTAGTCCGCCTGCCTAGTACGGGAACCTATACTGTGCTAGCTAATAGCTATGAATCAGGTAGCCTAGGACAATACAGCATTAGGATAGATGTCGAAGAGGACCGAGAAAGTTTAGTGAGAACGTTGACAGCAGCAGCTCTACCAGGAAGTTCACAGACCTGCATTAGCGCTGTTTCGGCTGCTACTGAAGAAATCGAAGCAAGCGGAGCGGTCAGCGCTCTAGTCAGTTCTTTGCAGCTAAGCCGACTATATGAAACGACTCCGAACAGCCGGCCATATGGTGTGTATCTATCGCTCAGCGGTGCGTCGACCATGTCATTTTTTCTCTCGCCTCAATTCCTTGAACGGTTATCTAGCGACTTAATTGAGAGCTGCTCAAGCGTGGGAGCAGTTTTCTTTGGCTCCAGTAGTTTACAAGAAGAGAAAATATTTGGACTGCTGCTCGAGAGTCAATCTACTGGCGCCCAGTCCTGGAGGGTTGAACCGTTTGTCTGTATCAATGGAGCACAGAGCCCAACCTCCCAGCGGACGAGTCAGCGATTGCGGTGGGGACAGCAAGTCTGTTCGTCATAG
- a CDS encoding Nif3-like dinuclear metal center hexameric protein, with protein sequence MTIGNVISAFEQWANPLWQEKWDNCGWQVEPGILREPAGILVCLTPTLAVMHEAIALKAKGLPVNLIFAHHPLIFGGLTSVIADDSIGDMVRLAIKHKIGVYTAHTNFDQVAGGTADVLAQQLELSAIAPIVPTAPDQDQDRGYGRVGTLPAAQTLQQLLEKIQSILAPPRLLYSPADLQKTIQKVAVLGGSGASYIDAVTKTGAQAYLTSDCKFHQFQAGRDQDLVLIDAGHYATERPACKKLVSWFKHQDAIWAQLSEQDEDFRQFF encoded by the coding sequence ATGACTATTGGTAATGTGATTAGCGCCTTTGAGCAGTGGGCGAACCCTCTCTGGCAGGAAAAATGGGACAACTGTGGTTGGCAAGTAGAGCCAGGAATACTGCGAGAGCCGGCTGGAATCCTTGTGTGCTTAACGCCGACGCTAGCAGTGATGCACGAGGCGATCGCGCTAAAAGCTAAAGGATTGCCAGTCAATCTTATCTTTGCCCATCACCCGCTAATTTTCGGTGGGCTCACGTCAGTGATTGCGGACGATAGTATCGGCGATATGGTCCGACTAGCAATCAAACATAAAATTGGTGTCTACACAGCTCATACCAATTTTGATCAAGTAGCCGGAGGTACCGCTGACGTGCTTGCTCAACAGCTTGAGTTGAGTGCGATCGCGCCAATAGTTCCCACCGCGCCCGACCAAGATCAGGATAGGGGTTATGGTAGAGTTGGCACCCTACCAGCAGCTCAGACACTCCAACAGCTGCTAGAAAAAATTCAATCTATACTAGCCCCTCCCCGTTTGCTATATTCTCCTGCTGACTTACAGAAAACTATCCAAAAAGTAGCCGTATTAGGCGGTTCTGGTGCTAGCTATATCGATGCGGTTACGAAAACCGGAGCGCAAGCCTACTTAACCTCAGACTGTAAGTTCCATCAGTTTCAAGCAGGTCGAGATCAAGATCTCGTACTCATTGATGCTGGCCACTACGCGACAGAAAGACCTGCCTGTAAAAAGCTTGTGAGCTGGTTCAAGCACCAGGATGCTATCTGGGCTCAGCTCAGCGAGCAAGATGAAGACTTTAGGCAATTTTTCTAA
- a CDS encoding DUF3445 domain-containing protein: MYLPFVGTKGRPAMGLRPLNIEDWIEIDKDFVSQLRYKAWLLAHRYEDVFVSSVESQAAQQECLDLLTEHLVQHFPDVYQIMGDRQAKGEAIAPSTITNIRTKQTWHFSDFSLVPLDLAARLVQEDLCLMLPTKAGYQLAAASVCFPLRWKLKEKLSQPISQIHHRVPGYTNKLARPVNHVFDSLRKEYPGIRFNWSIVDSPELHLTQEKHATEFDPSITIENIEEKLWLRVERQTLRRLPISRGVLFTIRTYVYPLTQVIKSPEVARQLADAVRLLHPDMQKYKNLMPFRQALLAYLDSYALSRTSV; encoded by the coding sequence ATGTATCTTCCATTTGTGGGGACGAAGGGACGTCCAGCAATGGGGTTACGGCCACTGAATATAGAAGATTGGATCGAAATCGACAAAGATTTTGTTTCTCAGCTAAGGTATAAGGCGTGGTTGCTAGCCCATCGCTATGAAGACGTGTTCGTCTCAAGTGTTGAGTCGCAAGCTGCTCAGCAAGAATGTTTGGATCTACTAACAGAACACCTAGTACAACATTTTCCTGATGTTTATCAGATAATGGGTGATAGGCAAGCGAAGGGAGAAGCGATCGCCCCTTCGACGATAACTAACATCAGAACCAAACAAACTTGGCACTTTTCAGACTTTTCGCTGGTGCCACTAGACCTAGCCGCTAGGTTAGTACAAGAAGATCTGTGTCTGATGCTACCGACAAAGGCCGGTTATCAGCTGGCGGCAGCTTCAGTTTGCTTTCCACTGCGCTGGAAACTTAAAGAGAAGCTATCTCAACCTATCAGCCAAATCCATCACCGAGTTCCTGGCTATACCAACAAGCTTGCTCGCCCTGTCAATCACGTATTCGACAGCTTGCGAAAAGAGTATCCTGGCATCCGATTCAACTGGAGCATTGTCGATTCGCCAGAATTGCACCTTACCCAGGAAAAGCACGCCACTGAGTTTGATCCATCTATTACGATCGAGAACATTGAGGAAAAGCTATGGCTACGGGTGGAGCGTCAAACGCTGCGTCGACTGCCGATCAGTAGGGGCGTCTTATTCACTATTCGAACTTATGTTTATCCGCTAACTCAAGTTATCAAAAGCCCTGAAGTTGCTAGGCAGCTAGCCGACGCGGTGCGATTACTTCATCCTGATATGCAAAAGTACAAAAATCTAATGCCTTTTCGACAAGCACTTTTGGCGTATCTAGATAGTTACGCACTCTCTCGTACTTCTGTGTAG
- the argB gene encoding acetylglutamate kinase, which yields MPFDPSTQPPENEALRVRILSEALPYIQQFHGRTIVVKYGGAAMKDSSLKASVIRDVVFMASVGIRPVIVHGGGPEINTWLTKLSIEPQFKDGLRVTDAKTMDVVEMVLVGRVNKELVSLINQAGGKAVGLCGKDGNLVTARPQSMAEGVGFVGDVSHVQPDLVRSLVKADYIPVISSVAADLSGQAYNINADTVAGELAAALSAEKLILLTDTPGIMKDFHDPTTLFNQLDIQQARNLIADGTVAGGMIPKVNCCVRSLAQGVRAAHILDGRMPHSLLLEIFSDMGIGTMLVASSFSE from the coding sequence ATGCCCTTCGATCCGAGTACCCAACCCCCCGAAAACGAGGCCCTGCGCGTTCGCATCCTTAGCGAAGCACTCCCTTACATTCAGCAATTTCATGGCCGGACTATTGTCGTGAAATATGGCGGCGCAGCGATGAAAGACAGCAGCCTTAAGGCAAGTGTCATTCGCGATGTCGTTTTTATGGCCAGCGTCGGTATTCGCCCAGTGATTGTGCATGGCGGTGGCCCTGAAATTAATACTTGGCTCACGAAGTTAAGCATTGAACCTCAGTTCAAAGACGGTCTGCGCGTTACTGATGCGAAGACAATGGACGTGGTGGAGATGGTTCTAGTTGGCCGGGTCAACAAGGAGCTAGTGTCTTTGATCAACCAGGCAGGCGGGAAAGCGGTCGGGCTGTGCGGTAAGGACGGCAATCTGGTGACAGCCCGGCCTCAGTCCATGGCCGAAGGGGTTGGCTTTGTCGGGGATGTGAGCCACGTACAGCCTGACCTAGTGCGATCGCTCGTTAAAGCGGACTACATTCCGGTTATTTCTAGCGTCGCTGCTGATCTATCAGGGCAGGCATACAACATCAATGCCGATACCGTTGCTGGCGAGCTAGCAGCAGCCTTGAGCGCAGAAAAGCTAATTTTACTTACAGATACGCCGGGCATCATGAAAGACTTTCACGATCCGACTACGTTGTTCAATCAGCTAGATATTCAGCAGGCTAGGAACTTAATCGCCGATGGCACAGTTGCAGGTGGCATGATTCCTAAGGTGAATTGCTGTGTGCGATCGCTTGCTCAAGGTGTTCGTGCTGCTCACATACTCGATGGTCGAATGCCGCATTCACTCCTACTCGAAATCTTTTCGGATATGGGCATTGGTACGATGCTAGTCGCCTCTAGCTTTAGTGAGTAG
- a CDS encoding SDR family oxidoreductase gives MSFDLSNRTVLITGASSGIGAACAQQLGAYGARLILSARRKEKLQALADDLEQSYETQTLLLPLDVQNAEDVSVSIEGLPKPWKEIDVLINNAGLSRGLDPQQSGVLQDWEEMIDTNVKGLLYMTRAVVPGMVERQAGHVVNIGSIAARYTYPGGSVYCATKSAVKVLSEGLKIDLLGTPIRVTNIEPGLVETEFSNVRFKGDTDRAKNVYRGMKALTPDDIADSILFAISRPAHVNISELYIIPTDQSSGTLIDRRVES, from the coding sequence ATGTCATTTGATCTGTCGAATCGAACTGTGTTGATCACAGGAGCTAGCAGCGGTATTGGCGCAGCCTGTGCCCAGCAGCTAGGCGCTTACGGGGCAAGGTTAATCTTATCTGCACGGCGAAAGGAGAAACTTCAAGCGTTAGCGGACGATCTAGAACAATCCTACGAAACCCAAACGTTGCTGCTACCTTTAGATGTGCAAAACGCAGAAGATGTGAGCGTCTCAATCGAGGGACTGCCAAAACCGTGGAAAGAAATTGATGTACTCATCAACAATGCCGGTCTAAGTCGAGGCTTAGATCCGCAGCAAAGCGGTGTGCTACAAGACTGGGAGGAAATGATCGATACTAACGTAAAGGGCTTGTTGTATATGACCCGAGCGGTCGTACCTGGAATGGTAGAGCGACAGGCAGGCCACGTGGTTAATATCGGTTCGATTGCAGCTAGGTATACTTACCCTGGTGGTAGCGTTTACTGTGCGACTAAATCAGCTGTGAAGGTACTCTCTGAAGGGCTGAAGATAGATTTGCTAGGGACACCGATTCGAGTAACAAACATCGAGCCAGGTTTAGTCGAAACAGAGTTTAGCAACGTGCGATTTAAAGGTGATACGGATAGGGCCAAAAATGTCTATCGGGGAATGAAGGCCCTAACACCTGACGATATCGCTGATTCTATTCTGTTTGCGATTTCGCGCCCGGCGCATGTGAATATAAGCGAGCTATACATTATCCCCACGGATCAATCTTCTGGGACACTGATTGATCGACGGGTTGAATCGTAG
- a CDS encoding aminotransferase, whose amino-acid sequence MVTDFSAKQTAESEKVNSRGDSSKQKSSVKGELDTATLEKMDSGSLWHALSQHKPFAQKPPKCIKSGAGCYITDNRGDEYFDAVSGAWCVNIGYGRQELADVAYEQMLNLSYSLMTMSHEPGIRLAHKLLELLGYEGKVFFSTSGSEANETAFKVARQYHAQIAPAGSGPRYKFISRYRGYHGNSMGALSATAQAERKLKYEPLVPGFMHVNPPYYYRFGDGLLEEDYTVKLLQELEMTIRYEGEESIAAVIVEPIISGGGVIVPPDGYLRGVREICDRTGILLIYDEVVNGFGRTGRMFGHHHWGVEPDIITFAKGLTSGYMPLSATVVKQHIFEAFLDEPQPGQKSDRHFRHISTYGGTPVSTAVGLRNIEIVEREGLAERAAEIGQYLLSRLSELLEHPNVGDVRGKGLLLGIELVTDKKSKTPLDDASIAAVVKNCLDQRVMIGRNTNTIPGFTNVLIISPPLVITHAEADMLVNTIRQSIFSLS is encoded by the coding sequence ATGGTTACAGATTTTAGTGCAAAACAGACAGCAGAGTCAGAGAAAGTAAATTCGAGAGGTGACAGCTCAAAGCAAAAAAGCTCAGTGAAAGGAGAACTAGATACAGCGACGCTCGAAAAGATGGATTCAGGCTCGCTTTGGCATGCGCTTTCGCAGCACAAACCATTTGCCCAGAAGCCGCCTAAATGTATAAAAAGTGGAGCTGGCTGCTACATCACCGATAACAGGGGCGATGAATATTTCGATGCGGTCTCTGGTGCATGGTGTGTAAATATTGGCTATGGACGTCAGGAACTAGCAGATGTCGCCTATGAGCAAATGCTGAATTTGTCTTATTCATTGATGACGATGAGCCATGAGCCAGGAATTCGTCTGGCTCATAAGTTGTTAGAGCTGCTGGGCTACGAAGGAAAAGTGTTCTTTTCGACCAGTGGTTCTGAGGCGAATGAAACAGCCTTTAAAGTTGCAAGACAGTATCACGCTCAGATCGCGCCCGCTGGATCGGGGCCAAGATATAAATTTATCTCTCGCTATCGGGGGTATCATGGCAACTCTATGGGAGCGCTGAGCGCTACGGCCCAGGCAGAGCGGAAGCTAAAGTACGAGCCGCTAGTGCCAGGATTTATGCATGTGAACCCTCCTTATTACTATCGGTTTGGCGATGGTCTCTTAGAAGAAGACTATACGGTTAAACTGTTGCAAGAGCTAGAAATGACAATCCGCTATGAGGGCGAAGAGTCAATTGCGGCAGTGATTGTAGAGCCGATTATTTCTGGCGGTGGAGTGATTGTGCCACCGGATGGATATCTGCGTGGGGTTAGAGAGATTTGTGATCGCACAGGCATTCTTTTAATCTACGATGAAGTGGTGAATGGTTTTGGCCGCACGGGGCGGATGTTTGGCCATCACCACTGGGGCGTAGAGCCTGACATTATTACGTTTGCTAAGGGGCTAACAAGCGGATATATGCCGCTATCAGCAACTGTTGTCAAACAGCATATCTTTGAAGCTTTTCTAGATGAACCTCAGCCAGGACAAAAGAGCGATCGCCACTTTCGGCATATCAGCACCTATGGAGGAACACCGGTCTCTACAGCAGTGGGGCTGCGTAATATTGAAATTGTTGAGCGTGAAGGGTTAGCGGAGCGTGCAGCTGAGATAGGTCAATATTTGCTGAGCCGACTAAGTGAGCTGTTGGAACATCCAAATGTAGGAGATGTTCGTGGAAAGGGATTGTTATTAGGTATTGAGCTAGTAACTGATAAAAAGAGTAAAACACCTTTAGACGATGCCAGTATCGCTGCAGTTGTGAAGAATTGTTTGGATCAGCGGGTAATGATTGGCCGTAACACCAACACAATTCCAGGCTTTACGAATGTTCTCATTATCAGTCCGCCGCTGGTGATTACTCACGCAGAGGCCGATATGTTAGTCAATACGATTCGTCAATCCATCTTTTCACTATCTTAG
- a CDS encoding metallophosphoesterase codes for MHRLLSGALSVDAHTIPIRDLPARLSGIVIVQLSDFHFDGLRLSDQLLAKTIAKVEDIEPDLITLTGDFVTRSPDPIHELVRRIKALPSQYGTIAVLGNHDISVPGAKETVTQVLERGNISVLWNAIATPFGEDFPVVGFADLWSGEFDTSILDQIPPTTPRLVLSHNPDTAEPLSKYRVDLQLSGHTHGGQVYLPGLGPGPQVWERIRHWVPSIIRNRVPFLSDRCFQVARNWEWCRGLHQVENNWLYVNRGLGTYFPGRFMCSPELTVITLVTA; via the coding sequence ATGCACAGGCTTCTGTCAGGCGCACTTTCTGTAGATGCGCACACGATTCCTATTCGAGATCTGCCGGCCAGACTAAGCGGTATCGTGATTGTCCAGCTTTCAGACTTTCATTTTGATGGCCTGCGACTCTCCGATCAGCTACTAGCCAAAACGATTGCCAAAGTAGAAGATATCGAGCCCGATCTAATTACGCTGACCGGAGACTTCGTTACCCGATCACCTGATCCTATTCACGAATTAGTTCGCCGCATCAAAGCACTGCCCAGTCAGTACGGCACCATTGCAGTATTAGGCAATCACGATATATCAGTACCCGGTGCCAAAGAAACGGTTACCCAAGTGTTAGAAAGGGGTAATATTTCTGTGCTGTGGAACGCAATTGCTACGCCTTTTGGCGAAGATTTTCCGGTAGTTGGTTTCGCCGATCTGTGGTCTGGAGAATTCGACACTAGCATTTTGGACCAAATTCCGCCTACAACGCCTCGCTTGGTTCTCTCTCACAATCCTGACACAGCCGAGCCTCTGTCGAAATATCGCGTAGATCTACAGCTATCCGGCCACACCCATGGTGGACAGGTATATCTACCAGGACTAGGACCTGGTCCCCAGGTATGGGAACGAATCAGACACTGGGTGCCAAGTATCATTCGCAACCGGGTGCCTTTCCTAAGCGATCGCTGCTTCCAGGTTGCTCGTAATTGGGAATGGTGCCGAGGACTTCACCAAGTCGAAAACAATTGGCTATACGTCAATCGAGGTCTGGGAACATACTTCCCAGGCCGATTTATGTGCAGTCCAGAGCTAACCGTGATTACGCTTGTAACAGCTTAG
- a CDS encoding DUF3038 domain-containing protein codes for MLIAVDAPSPATDVLALQLGSIKAQLDLVLIAIEALTDIGSDAVLAAAEDLQLSEILTDRVGLWRLRQSSPLRKGQGRKKLDVEEARALVLVVCHLAKAHHHRVREAVARLEALSAAGEPPHRAAILGDYLDNFSNMYSDRMAAPTLKTEALTQLSLRLLIDLLFYSAPGGERQLWLALIDRSR; via the coding sequence ATGTTGATTGCTGTGGATGCGCCCTCGCCTGCAACAGACGTTCTAGCTCTTCAGCTTGGTAGTATTAAAGCCCAGCTGGATTTAGTGCTGATTGCGATTGAGGCGCTAACGGATATTGGATCTGATGCGGTGCTAGCAGCAGCTGAAGATCTACAGCTATCAGAAATACTCACTGATCGAGTGGGGCTGTGGCGATTGCGCCAGTCAAGTCCACTACGTAAAGGCCAAGGGCGCAAGAAGCTAGATGTTGAGGAGGCCCGAGCACTCGTGCTGGTGGTCTGTCATCTAGCTAAAGCCCATCACCATCGAGTACGTGAGGCAGTTGCTCGCCTAGAAGCCTTAAGCGCTGCTGGAGAACCGCCTCACCGAGCGGCAATTTTGGGAGATTATTTAGATAACTTCAGCAATATGTATAGCGATCGCATGGCCGCACCTACGTTAAAAACCGAAGCGCTTACCCAGCTATCCTTGCGACTTTTGATTGATTTATTGTTTTATAGTGCGCCTGGTGGCGAACGTCAGCTTTGGTTGGCGCTAATCGACCGTTCCCGCTGA
- a CDS encoding shikimate kinase, giving the protein MMGAGKTTIGRKLANRLGYGFVDTDALIEQSANQTVSELFASAGESVFRQLETQVLSQVSTYTNLVVATGGGVIIEQMNWSYLHHGIIIWLDVPIPILVARLSGDSSRPLIKDSRPLIKDTNLSDRLAGLIAERRDLYAQADIRIGYEGKSVGRTCDRILNAIQANIRPDPKLAVDQIQINQPSIKPVSFDT; this is encoded by the coding sequence ATGATGGGTGCTGGTAAGACCACGATTGGACGAAAGCTCGCAAACCGGCTGGGATATGGATTTGTAGATACTGATGCGCTGATCGAACAGTCGGCAAATCAAACCGTTAGCGAGCTATTTGCAAGTGCTGGTGAATCTGTGTTTCGGCAGTTAGAAACGCAAGTTCTCTCCCAAGTTTCGACCTATACAAACTTGGTAGTGGCGACAGGCGGCGGTGTCATCATCGAGCAGATGAACTGGAGCTATCTACACCACGGCATTATCATCTGGCTTGATGTGCCTATTCCTATATTGGTGGCTAGGCTCTCCGGTGACAGCTCTCGTCCATTGATCAAGGACTCTCGTCCATTGATCAAGGATACGAACTTATCTGATAGGCTAGCGGGCCTAATAGCAGAACGCAGAGATCTCTATGCTCAAGCCGATATCCGTATTGGATACGAAGGTAAATCGGTAGGTAGAACATGCGATCGCATTCTGAACGCTATTCAAGCCAATATCCGACCCGATCCGAAGCTTGCCGTTGACCAGATCCAGATTAATCAACCCTCCATTAAGCCGGTCTCCTTCGATACTTGA